From Cytophagales bacterium, the proteins below share one genomic window:
- a CDS encoding helix-turn-helix transcriptional regulator, whose product MKVKNSIGTRLADLRKELGLTQGDLAEKLEGFNRDHITKLESGVVKHPKRELIAQLVTILGTTYEWLELGQGLPHGAAPSQDDTVTQYIDQLLDSIQTDSTDRLDLLRSEFRRLLHENYQLKVQNEELKQKVLHVLEKIKDR is encoded by the coding sequence ATGAAAGTAAAAAACTCTATTGGTACCAGGCTAGCTGATTTACGAAAGGAATTGGGGCTAACACAAGGTGATCTTGCTGAAAAGTTAGAGGGCTTTAATAGAGATCATATTACCAAATTAGAATCCGGAGTTGTTAAACATCCAAAGCGAGAATTGATTGCCCAATTGGTAACGATCCTGGGTACAACTTATGAATGGCTGGAGCTTGGACAAGGATTGCCACATGGAGCTGCTCCATCACAAGATGATACTGTTACTCAATACATAGATCAACTTTTGGATTCTATTCAAACCGACAGTACAGATCGACTCGACTTACTTCGAAGCGAATTTCGCAGGCTTCTTCATGAAAATTATCAGTTGAAAGTGCAAAATGAAGAACTCAAGCAAAAAGTCCTCCATGTTCTTGAAAAGATAAAGGACCGATAA
- a CDS encoding tetratricopeptide repeat protein yields MDSAKSTALVVSESTNRPYFKALSSYLLGHTQDIGNDKISALVSYLAALETLSELDTVDLYLELNVRKSLGVLLKEYHHFEHAIEFYKEALPFAEQYSKREQASLWYNQGNAYKKMDSLDKAMICYDRSFALAQDDQKKRFQIYNQQGLLQKNKGDLENAKASFMKIIEMENTISPDLSIYLGKAYHNLANVLALEERYTEAIDNFHSALKYKRGHSQFITYKDLGEVYFLVGDRSEALLVLEKAKSLYPKVSLHPDNFGLFKLMSTVFPETTSKHLQYYKQYTTELERYQRESEEIKELAARGYVGSMVSHYLNEMKEIQQRRAQFWLVGMFLAGIISTLLVLLGWQSWKKRGLSKKVGSLNGTINDIEATLTEAIKATERHSS; encoded by the coding sequence ATGGATAGTGCCAAATCTACGGCTCTTGTCGTATCGGAATCCACTAATAGACCTTACTTCAAAGCGTTATCATCTTATTTGTTAGGACACACACAAGATATTGGTAATGATAAAATATCAGCATTGGTTTCCTATTTGGCCGCCCTTGAAACGTTATCTGAATTAGATACTGTGGATTTATATCTTGAACTCAATGTCAGAAAGAGTCTGGGAGTATTACTTAAAGAGTATCATCATTTTGAACATGCTATAGAGTTCTATAAAGAAGCATTACCATTTGCCGAGCAATACAGTAAAAGAGAACAAGCAAGTCTATGGTATAACCAAGGGAATGCTTACAAAAAAATGGATAGTCTTGATAAAGCCATGATTTGCTATGATCGCTCGTTTGCTTTAGCTCAAGATGATCAGAAGAAGCGATTCCAGATTTATAATCAGCAGGGGTTGCTTCAAAAAAACAAAGGTGATTTAGAGAATGCAAAAGCTTCTTTCATGAAAATCATCGAAATGGAAAACACTATTTCACCTGATCTTTCGATCTACTTGGGCAAGGCATATCATAATCTGGCAAATGTTCTTGCATTGGAAGAACGTTACACGGAAGCTATTGATAATTTTCATTCGGCACTGAAGTATAAAAGAGGCCATTCCCAATTCATAACTTACAAAGATTTGGGAGAGGTGTATTTTTTAGTAGGTGACAGGTCAGAAGCACTTTTGGTACTGGAAAAAGCAAAAAGTTTGTATCCAAAAGTATCACTACACCCTGATAATTTCGGATTATTCAAGCTGATGTCAACGGTATTTCCTGAAACCACTTCAAAACACTTACAGTATTATAAGCAATACACGACGGAGCTTGAACGTTATCAGCGAGAAAGTGAAGAAATTAAAGAGTTAGCAGCTCGAGGATACGTGGGAAGCATGGTAAGTCATTACCTGAATGAAATGAAAGAAATACAACAACGTAGGGCCCAGTTTTGGCTAGTAGGGATGTTTTTGGCTGGGATTATTTCGACCTTACTTGTACTTCTGGGTTGGCAATCATGGAAAAAACGAGGACTCTCCAAAAAAGTTGGTTCGTTGAACGGAACAATTAATGACATAGAAGCAACATTAACGGAAGCCATAAAAGCAACCGAGCGACATAGTTCTTAA